The Leptodactylus fuscus isolate aLepFus1 chromosome 3, aLepFus1.hap2, whole genome shotgun sequence genome has a segment encoding these proteins:
- the RWDD2A gene encoding RWD domain-containing protein 2A isoform X1, whose amino-acid sequence MSASVRECLQLQLLEMEMLLSMFPNKEDMVINGVNLLSIVRRYLEGRYESLPPSIDFYVFVKIEDLKQEKAELHVSLPHTYPTMEPQLFVRSTALDKLQHNDLNKCLAAYITSLDRGELCITNAIQWLTDNISSYVEKSKHINGNGAALKTCSTTFHRMWIYSHHIYRQELRKKILDCAKRLNLTGFCLTGKPGVICVEGEKDHCEEFWRDIRYPNWKHISCKHTESIDVTDAMDSLRLFQFFEELIFEAHGDYGLRNDYHMDLGQFFDYLRKHQSEHIFQILFGIEGKF is encoded by the exons ATGAGTGCCAGTGTCCGAGAATGCCTTCAACTTCAACTtttagaaatggaaatgctgctctcaATGTTTCCTAATAAAGAGGACATGGTCATAAATGGTGTGAATTTACTATCCATTGTAAGACGGTATTTAGAAGGAAGATATGAGTCTCTGCCACCATCTATTGACTTTTATGTATTTGTTAAAATAGAGGATCTGAAG CAGGAGAAAGCAGAACTGCATGTGTCCCTTCCTCACACTTACCCGACAATGGAGCCACAGCTGTTTGTCCGGTCTACTGCTTTGGACAAGTTACAACACAATGATCTCAATAAATGTCTAGCAGCCTATATAACTTCACTAGATCGTGGTGAACTGTGCAttacaaatgctatacagtggctGACAGACAATATCTCCTCATATGTTGAGAAGTCAAAGCACATCAATGGGAATGGAGCAGCCCTAAAGACATGTTCTACTACTTTCCATCGCATGTGGATCTATAGCCATCATATATACCGGCAGGAATTAAGGAAAAAGATCTTGGACTGTGCTAAGCGACTAAACTTGACAGGTTTCTGCTTGACAGGAAAGCCAGGCGTAATATGTGTAGAGGGAGAAAAGGACCACTGTGAGGAGTTCTGGCGGGACATCCGCTACCCTAACTGGAAGCATATCTCATGTAAGCACACAGAGAGCATAGATGTGACCGATGCCATGGATAGTCTAAGACTTTTCCAGTTCTTTGAAGAGCTGATTTTTGAGGCACATGGAGACTATGGGCTTAGAAACGATTACCATATGGACCTAGGACAGTTCTTTGACTACCTCCGAAAGCATCAGAGTGAACATATCTTTCAGATTTTATTTGGCATTGAGGGGAAATTCTGA
- the RWDD2A gene encoding RWD domain-containing protein 2A isoform X2, whose product MSASVRECLQLQLLEMEMLLSMFPNKEDMVINGVNLLSIVRRYLEGRYESLPPSIDFYVFVKIEDLKEKAELHVSLPHTYPTMEPQLFVRSTALDKLQHNDLNKCLAAYITSLDRGELCITNAIQWLTDNISSYVEKSKHINGNGAALKTCSTTFHRMWIYSHHIYRQELRKKILDCAKRLNLTGFCLTGKPGVICVEGEKDHCEEFWRDIRYPNWKHISCKHTESIDVTDAMDSLRLFQFFEELIFEAHGDYGLRNDYHMDLGQFFDYLRKHQSEHIFQILFGIEGKF is encoded by the exons ATGAGTGCCAGTGTCCGAGAATGCCTTCAACTTCAACTtttagaaatggaaatgctgctctcaATGTTTCCTAATAAAGAGGACATGGTCATAAATGGTGTGAATTTACTATCCATTGTAAGACGGTATTTAGAAGGAAGATATGAGTCTCTGCCACCATCTATTGACTTTTATGTATTTGTTAAAATAGAGGATCTGAAG GAGAAAGCAGAACTGCATGTGTCCCTTCCTCACACTTACCCGACAATGGAGCCACAGCTGTTTGTCCGGTCTACTGCTTTGGACAAGTTACAACACAATGATCTCAATAAATGTCTAGCAGCCTATATAACTTCACTAGATCGTGGTGAACTGTGCAttacaaatgctatacagtggctGACAGACAATATCTCCTCATATGTTGAGAAGTCAAAGCACATCAATGGGAATGGAGCAGCCCTAAAGACATGTTCTACTACTTTCCATCGCATGTGGATCTATAGCCATCATATATACCGGCAGGAATTAAGGAAAAAGATCTTGGACTGTGCTAAGCGACTAAACTTGACAGGTTTCTGCTTGACAGGAAAGCCAGGCGTAATATGTGTAGAGGGAGAAAAGGACCACTGTGAGGAGTTCTGGCGGGACATCCGCTACCCTAACTGGAAGCATATCTCATGTAAGCACACAGAGAGCATAGATGTGACCGATGCCATGGATAGTCTAAGACTTTTCCAGTTCTTTGAAGAGCTGATTTTTGAGGCACATGGAGACTATGGGCTTAGAAACGATTACCATATGGACCTAGGACAGTTCTTTGACTACCTCCGAAAGCATCAGAGTGAACATATCTTTCAGATTTTATTTGGCATTGAGGGGAAATTCTGA
- the PGM3 gene encoding phosphoacetylglucosamine mutase yields MHLEAVLRSSARHAKPAGLILQYGTAGFRTKAEHLDHVMYRMGLLAVLRSKKTKSVIGVMVTASHNPEEDNGVKLVDPMGEMLVQEWELYATNLANAEEQELQTVLTNIIKQESINMQEESCVVIGRDTRPSSEDLSLAVIDGVSALESKYQDYGLVTTPQLHYIVCCRNTDGRYGEPTVEGYYQKLSKAFKDLINQSPDCAAENNCLRIDGANGIGALKMKEMEQRLQPLLSLQLFNDGSKGKLNYACGADYVKVQQKPPEGIDMKPGERCCSFDGDADRIVYYYKDSDEGFHLLDGDKIATLISTFIKELLVKADLKLNMGVVQTAYANGSSTHYLEDVMKVPVYCAKTGVKHLHHKAQEFDIGVYFEANGHGTVLFSKTAEEQIRQMISAGASEESRKAAQMLEYVINLINQTVGDAISDMLVIEVILYLKGLTVQKWDKIYTDLPNRQLKVTVADRKVIDTTDAERRTVKPPGLQEKIDELVKKYNMSRAFVRPSGTEDVVRVYAEADTQENADALAHEVSLAVYHLAGGVGDQPKPLR; encoded by the exons AtgcatttggaagctgtattGAGATCATCTGCACGCCATGCCAAACCTGCCGGACTTATACTACAGTATGGCACTGCAGGATTTCGTACCAAAGCAGAACATCTGGACCATGTTATGTATCGTATGGGCTTACTAGCTGTGCTGCGGTCAAAGAAGACTAAGTCTGTTATTGGAGTTATGGTCACTGCCTCTCACAACCCTGAG GAGGATAATGGAGTAAAGTTAGTGGACCCCATGGGAGAAATGCTTGTCCAGGAATGGGAATTGTATGCTACTAACCTGGCAAATGCAGAGGAGCAAGAATTACAGACAGTGCTGACAAATATTATCAAGCAGGAGTCCATCAACATGCAAGAGGAATCATGTGTAGTTATCGGAAGAGATACCCG GCCAAGCAGTGAAGACCTTTCTCTTGCCGTTATTGATGGAGTGAGTGCTCTTGAATCTAAATACCAAG ATTATGGCCTGGTAACTACACCGCAGCTGCATTATATTGTTTGTTGCCGTAACACAGATGGAAGATATGGGGAACCAACGGTTGAAGGATATTACCAAAAGCTATCAAAAGCATTTAAGGATTTGATTAATCAG TCTCCTGACTGTGCAGCAGAAAATAATTGCTTGAGAATCGATGGAGCTAATGGTATTGGTGCCTTGAAGATGAAAGAGATGGAACAACGTCTTCAGCCCTTGCTTTCCCTCCAGCTGTTTAATGATGGCTCTAAGGGAAAATTAAACTACGCATGTGGAGCCGACTACGTGAAGGTGCAGCAGAAGCCCCCTGAAG GTATTGATATGAAGCCTGGTGAGCGATGTTGTTCATTCGATGGTGATGCTGACCGAATTGTTTACTACTACAAAGACAGTGATGAAGGCTTTCACCTTCTAGACGGGGATAAGATTGCCACACTGATCAGCACTTTTATTAAAGAACTCTTAGTGAAG GCTGATTTAAAGCTTAATATGGGAGTTGTACAAACAGCCTATGCAAATGGAAGCTCTACTCACTACTTGGAAGACGTTATGAAG GTTCCTGTATACTGTGCAAAGACTGGTGTTAAGCATCTCCATCATAAAGCACAAGAGTTTGATATCGGAGTCTACTTTGAAGCAAATGGTCATGGAACG GTACTGTTTAGTAAAACAGCTGAAGAACAGATTAGACAGATGATCAGTGCAGGAGCCAGTGAAGAGTCAAGAAAAGCTGCTCAGATGCTTGAATATGTCATTAATCTTATTAATCAG ACAGTGGGAGATGCCATCTCTGACATGTTGGTGATTGAAGTCATCCTATACCTCAAGGGTCTTACCGTGCAGAAGTGGGACAAAATATATACAGACCTACCAAATCGCCAGCTGAAAGTAACG GTTGCAGATAGAAAAGTAATAGACACAACGGATGCTGAGAGACGTACTGTAAAACCACCTGGATTGCAGGAGAAAATTGATGAGCTTGTCAAGAAGTACAATATGTCCAGAGCATTTGTGCGTCCTTCAGGGACTGAGGATGTAGTCCGTGTATATGCTGAGGCGGACACCCAG GAAAATGCTGATGCCTTGGCACACGAAGTATCCTTGGCTGTCTATCACCTTGCAGGAGGAGTTGGAGATCAACCAAAGCCTCTACGGTGA